A region of the Pseudomonas sp. J452 genome:
TTCCTCGGAGCTCAGCGACTTGTCGAGTGCGAACAGCAGCACGGCAAGGCCGACAAAGAGAATGACACCGGAAACACGGTGCAGAATGGACGTATAAGCGGTGATCGGGAGTTTGATAGTCCTGAGATCTAGGTTTACAGGTCGTTGGCTATTCACGGCTTTTTTCACACTAGAGGCCCCTAACAAACAGGGCAAGTTGTCGGGAAGTGCACTGGTCAGGTACCCCTCACCAAGGGAGTGCCAACCGCCAAAACGCAGGCCCTAAAGCCCCTGACGGCCGGGCGCAGAGTATAGACAGTTAGGTAACTAATGACAACGTAAAGACCCTCGCTAAAAGCGGATTGCGCCACCTTAATAAATGGCGTATTAGCGGCACTTATTGCGCCCCAAAACAGGGCTGGAAGCCGTCTGCCATCTGGCTTAGGGCAAATTGACATTAAAATTTATGTCTCTATAGTGTCCCGGGCCCTGCGTGGGGGGCCGTCTGATGATTTCAAGCATAAACAGGAGGCCGAACATGGCTGACAAAAAAGCGCAGTTGATCATCGAGGGCAATGCCCCCGTAGAGCTGCCCGTTCTGACCGGCACCGTTGGTCCCGATGTAGTTGACGTGCGGGGCCTAACCGCCACGGGTCGCTTCACATTTGATCCTGGCTTTATGTCGACCGCCTCTTGCGAGTCGAAAATCACCTATATCGATGGCGACCAGGGCATCCTGCTGCATCGCGGCTACCCGATCGAGCAACTGGCCGAGAAATCCGACTACCTGGAAACCTGCTACCTGCTGCTGAACGGCGAACTGCCGAGCGCAGAGGAAAAGGCCAAGTTCGTCAGCACCATCAAGAACCACACCATGGTTCACGAGCAGTTGAAGAGCTTCTTCAACGGCTTCCGCCGCGATGCCCACCCGATGGCCATCATGTGCGGCGTGGTCGGCGCCCTCTCCGCCTTCTACCACGACTCCCTGGACATCAATAACCCGCAGCATCGTGAAGTATCGGCCATGCGCCTGATCGCCAAGATGCCGACCATCGCTGCCATGGCCTACAAGTACTCCATGGGCCAGCCGATGATGTATCCGCGTAACGACCTGAACTACGCGGAAAACTTCCTGCACATGATGTTCAACACCCCGTGCGAGATCAAACCGATCAGCCCGGTACTGGCCAAGGCGATGGACCGCATCTTCGTCCTGCACGCCGACCATGAGCAGAACGCCTCCACCTCCACCGTACGCCTGGCCGGTTCGTCCGGCGCCAACCCGTTCGCCTGTATCGCTGCCGGCATCGCCGCGCTGTGGGGCCCGGCACACGGCGGCGCCAACGAAGCCGTACTGACCATGCTGGACGAGATCGGCAGCGTCGAGAACATCGACAAGTTCATCGCCAAGGCCAAGGACAAGAACGATCCGTTCAAGCTGATGGGCTTCGGTCACCGCGTTTACAAGAACCGCGACCCGCGCGCCACCGTGATGAAGAAGACCTGCGACGAAGTGCTCGGCGAACTGGGCATCACCAACGACCCGCAGCTGCAACTGGCCATGCGCCTGGAAGAGATCGCCCTGACCGATCCGTACTTCAAGGAACGCAACCTGTACCCGAACGTCGACTTCTACTCGGGGATCATCCTCAAGGCGATCGGCATTCCGACCAGCATGTTCACCGTGATCTTCGCCCTCGCGCGCACCGTCGGCTGGATCTCGCACTGGAAGGAAATGCTCTCCAGCCCGTACAAGATCGGTCGTCCGCGTCAGCTGTACACCGGCTACGCGCAGCGTGACATCGTGCCGCTGGACCAGCGCAAGTAAGCATCGCCGCAACAAGAAAAAAGGCTGCCATCTGGCAGCCTTTTTCGTTTCGGTGTCCCGCCCCAACATCCCAAAACGGTCAAAGCGCGAAACGGCGATCCGGATGTTTGAATCGTACCGGCTTTCGTGGAGGCCCCAACTCTTGAGAAGATGAGGCTATGAAAAAGACCATTACCTACTCCCCTGAAGTCCGTGAACGTGCCGTGCGCATGGTTCTGGAGCACCTGAACGACTATCCGTCCGAGTGGGCGGCCATTGAGGCCATTGCCCCGAAGATTGGCTGTGCAGCGCAAACTCTGCATGGCTGGATTCGTCGCCATCAAACTGATGCCGGTCAGCGTCCTGGGCCGACCACCGAAGAGCGCAAGCGCATCAAGGCCTTGGAGCGAGAGAATCGCGAGCTGCGCAAGGCCAACGAGATCCTGCGCCTGGCCAGTGCGTATTTTGCCCAGGCGGAGCTCGACCGCCGCACCAAGTCCTGAGGGCATTTGTCGATCAGCATCGTGACCGTCTCGGGGTCGAGTCGATCTGCCGCGTCTTGCAGATCGCCCCGTCCGGTTACCGTAGGCACGCGGCCCGACTTCGTAACCCGGCACTGCGCTCCTGCCGTGCACGGCGTGACGACACATTGATCCCGGAAATCCAGCGCGTGTGGGACGCCAACATGCAGTGCTATGGCGCGGTGAAGGTCTAGAGGCAGCTCCGGCGAGAGGGTATCGAGGCAGCCAGATGCACGGTGGAGCGGTTGATGCGTCGGGCTGGATTGCAGGGCATAAGGCGCGGCCAGGTTGTGCGGACAACGGTGGCGGGCGACAAGTCCCACTGCCCGCTGGATCGTGTCCAGCGGCAGTTCCATGCCGACCGCCCCAACCAGCTGTGGGTATCGGACTTCACCTACGTGTCGACCTGGCAGGGCTGGCTGTATGTGGCGTTCGTGATTGACGTTTATGCGCGGCGCATCGTCGGCTGGCGAGTCAGTACCAGCATGAAGACCGACTTCGTGCTGGATGCCCTGGAACAGGCGCTGTATGCCCGTCAGCCGCATCGCACGGGGAGCCTGATCCATCACAGCGACCGTGGCAGCCAGTACGTCTCGATCCGCTACACCGAGCGACTGGCCGAGGCCGGCATCGAGCCCTCGGTGGGTAGCAAGGGTGATAGCTACGACAACGCCTTGGCCGAAACCATCAACGGGCTATACAAAGCCGAGCTGATACACCGCCAATCATGGAAGAGCCGCGAGGCCGTCGAGATGGCAACCTTGAAATGGGTGCACTGGTACAACCACCAACGCTTGCTGAGTTCAATCGGATATATCCCGCCGGCGGAGGCTGAGGCAAACTTCCACCAGCAACAAGCCGGTCAGGCCATGGCGGCCTGACTTAAACGAAACAGCCTCCACAAAAACCGGTGCGATTCAACCAGGCATCGGCGGCGGCGTCCAATGGCGGGTTATGGTCTTTTTCGTAGGCGTGAATGCCGGATAAGCCATGGCAGGCACTCCACCCAGACACAGCAAAAGAAAGAAAAGGCTTCGCACCAAGGCTTTAATCGGCGGCAGTTGCATAGGGCGTCCCAGCATCCCCAAACGGGTCAAAGCGCGAAACGGCGATCCGGATGCTCGGCATCGAGGCCCTGCTCTGGATGAGGAGGAAGAGGATGTTCCTTGGCCAAATTGGGGAAACGCAGATCCGGGTTTTCATCAACTTGATACATGTGCGCCTTGTAAAAGTCGGCGAGCTGCTTGTCGGATTTGTAGCCCCTAGTAAAAGCAGGTCCCGATTCTGGACTGAAGACTTCATAAAGCTCCATGAACCCTGCTGTGCTCCCAAGCGAAGCGGCCCGCTGGTAGTAGAAAAGGGCTCTCGGTTGATTGTGCTTGCGGATTTCATAGAACTGCGCGGCTTCGATGATTGCTTCTGGCACGTCTTGGGCGCCCGCACATTGGAAATACTGCTCAGCCATCGGATCATCCTGTTTCTCCCGCGGCAGAGAAAAAGCAAAGTAATTACCTAGTGCGACCTGGGCCTGCGGACTGCCCAGCTGCGCTGCCTGGAACATATAGGAACTGGCCATGCGATCGTCGCGCAGCATGCCTTTACCGCGCTCGGCAGCGACCGCCCAGTTGTAGTAGCCCAGCGGCACCTTGAGTTCGACCATTTGCTCGTAAAGGTCGAGCATTTTCTGGGTGTCTTTCTCCACCCCTGGCCTGCCCGGCCAGCCTGTTCGGTATAGGCGTGCCAGGTTGTGCATGGCCTTCCAGTGATTTTTGCCGATGGCCTTTTCATAGAGCTCGACAACGCGAGGCCAGTCTCGAAGATCTTTCTCCAGGCTCCTGGCTTCCTGAAACCATGTATCGGCCTCTGCATCCAGCGGCGGGTTATGGTCTTTTTCGTGAGCGCAGGTGAATTCTGGGTAAGCCATGGCAGGCACCCCACCCAGGAACAGCAAAAGAAAGAAAAGGCCTCGCATCAGGACTTTAATCGGCAGTAGTTGCATAGAGCGTCCCACCATCCCCACACCGGGTCAAAGCGCGAAACGACGATCCGGATGCTCGGCATCAAGGCCCTGCTCCGGATGAGGCGGCAGAGGGTGTTCCTTGGCCAGATCGGGGAAGCGCAGATCCGGGTTATTGCGTACTTGCGCATAGAATTTTTCGTAGACGTCATGCAGTTCATTGTTGGCTTTGTAGCCAAGCGTGAAGCCTGGTGAACTGTCTGGGTTGAACACGCTGCTCAATGTGCTGACTGCGGAGGCGTCACCGAATGACGCTGCACGCTGGTAGTAGAACAAAGCGCGTGGATAGTTCCTCTTGGCCGTGTCATAGAACCCAGCCACTTCTAGGAGCGCCTCAGGATTATCTTGGGCGCCGGCGCAGCGAAAGTAGGCCTCAGCCATTACATCGTCTTGTTTCTCGCTAGGTAATGCGAAGGCGAAAAAGTTGCCAAGGGCAACCTGGGCTTGGGGGCTGCCTAGCTGCGCCGCCTGGAACATATAGGAACTGGCCATGCGATCGTCGCGCAGCATGCCTTTACCGCGCTCGGCAGCGACGGCCCAGTTGTAGTAACCCAGCGGCACTTTGAGCTCAACCATTTGCTCGTAAAGGTCGAGCATTTTCTGGGTGTCTTTCTCCACCCCCGGCCTGCCCGGCCAGCCTGTTCGGTATAGGCGTGCCAGGTTGTGCATGG
Encoded here:
- the gltA gene encoding citrate synthase, whose amino-acid sequence is MADKKAQLIIEGNAPVELPVLTGTVGPDVVDVRGLTATGRFTFDPGFMSTASCESKITYIDGDQGILLHRGYPIEQLAEKSDYLETCYLLLNGELPSAEEKAKFVSTIKNHTMVHEQLKSFFNGFRRDAHPMAIMCGVVGALSAFYHDSLDINNPQHREVSAMRLIAKMPTIAAMAYKYSMGQPMMYPRNDLNYAENFLHMMFNTPCEIKPISPVLAKAMDRIFVLHADHEQNASTSTVRLAGSSGANPFACIAAGIAALWGPAHGGANEAVLTMLDEIGSVENIDKFIAKAKDKNDPFKLMGFGHRVYKNRDPRATVMKKTCDEVLGELGITNDPQLQLAMRLEEIALTDPYFKERNLYPNVDFYSGIILKAIGIPTSMFTVIFALARTVGWISHWKEMLSSPYKIGRPRQLYTGYAQRDIVPLDQRK
- a CDS encoding tetratricopeptide repeat protein, with amino-acid sequence MQLLPIKVLMRGLFFLLLFLGGVPAMAYPEFTCAHEKDHNPPLDAEADTWFQEARSLEKDLRDWPRVVELYEKAIGKNHWKAMHNLARLYRTGWPGRPGVEKDTQKMLDLYEQMVELKVPLGYYNWAVAAERGKGMLRDDRMASSYMFQAAQLGSPQAQVALGNYFAFSLPREKQDDPMAEQYFQCAGAQDVPEAIIEAAQFYEIRKHNQPRALFYYQRAASLGSTAGFMELYEVFSPESGPAFTRGYKSDKQLADFYKAHMYQVDENPDLRFPNLAKEHPLPPHPEQGLDAEHPDRRFAL
- a CDS encoding tetratricopeptide repeat protein, with protein sequence MRLRLIKTLTTVFFILAAIHGVPAMAYPTFTCVYEKDHNPPLDSEADTWFQEARSLEKDLRDWPRVVELYEKAIAKDHWKAMHNLARLYRTGWPGRPGVEKDTQKMLDLYEQMVELKVPLGYYNWAVAAERGKGMLRDDRMASSYMFQAAQLGSPQAQVALGNFFAFALPSEKQDDVMAEAYFRCAGAQDNPEALLEVAGFYDTAKRNYPRALFYYQRAASFGDASAVSTLSSVFNPDSSPGFTLGYKANNELHDVYEKFYAQVRNNPDLRFPDLAKEHPLPPHPEQGLDAEHPDRRFAL